The Citrus sinensis cultivar Valencia sweet orange chromosome 4, DVS_A1.0, whole genome shotgun sequence DNA segment AATGTTTGCAACATGAACAATCTTTTCTTGTTGGGCATGGAGTTCCTTGCCATGATCACATTTGCAGGAACATTTCCAAATCTGATTTTCAATAAACAGAACTACTTTAGAATCAGATTTTGATATAGAGAATATATCACACTGTACATtacattctaatttttttattgttcttttcATATACACAATACATGTTGCCAATCATTAACTTGAGTATATGATAGTATAGTCACACTAGTTCAACatataagaaatattaaaacagAAATCAATTCTTAACTCAGTGTTGAATTGCAGGTACTTACGAGCAAGATCCAGGATAGCCATTGATTTCTCTGCAACCACCTTGCGGACAAAGATACCTGAGCATTTcgcaaaccaaaaaaaataataataataataatcgaacttcttttttaagaaaattaaattgaaatggtTGGAAATTGAAGCAGTGTATTTTTCACCTACATGAAGTCTCTGACTGATTTTGACGACCAAGACTGGTTCTGAGGCCCCTCTTTGGAGTACAACAATGCCGTATCACCTCTCACAAATGCAATATCTCCCAATTCCTCAACCAAGCACCTAAATGCTCCCGAATCTCCAAAATACAAACTATTCGAATGGCAAGAACCATTTTCAATGCCACAGCCACCGCACATTCCCGTTCCTTCAAATTCTCCCGGGGCACAAACCTCAGAGAAAAAGCTTGAAGCAATTTCGATGCGGCTTATTTTTCCAGAATCAAATGATGGCGTTGATTCCTTGATATGGTTAACGGGATAGTTCCAGCCAGCTGCTGTGGAGTAACTTCCATGGCAAGATTTATGTCCCttgaaaaccatcaaattgaTGCCTCCATTTTCTTGGCAAACCTTTCTGTTTATAACTGCAACAGCATCATAGCTTTGAGCATGGTCACAGTAGACTTCATTTGCAATGGCTTTCATAGAGTAATTGAGAAATGCCGTGTAAGCTAGCCCTGCTTCTAGATTTATTATATCTGCTTCCCCTTTTCTTGCTGAATCTAAACACTCTTGTGCTGTGTCTCTTCTGACACtgcaaagaaattaaattgtttcaatattattttaaaatctaaaaaaaataaaaaaaatattttattttgttcaaattacaattgttTCCGAATCTCTCGTGATACGCCTAGACTTAAGTGTCAATAATATAGCGTTCAAGAGTGTTTGTCACATGAGCAATTAAAGGGTACAGTTTTCTCCCAAAACagtattaagaaaaaaagagagaaaattaccaTTTCCACGTTTAATCTTCAGATTGGCTGATGATGCTGACGAGATACTCACAATCCTCGTACTGATCCCTGACAGCACACCATTTGATGGACGCCGCTGATCCTTCCTCGTCATCACCCACCTCACCACTTGGCACACCGTGATCACCAAATTCCTCCCTTCCTTCCTCCACGGTTAATGGCGCCGGCGCCGGGGATGCATTCGGCACTGACGGTAGGGGAGGCTAGCGTTGTGCGGATGTTAAACTCGTGGGTGATGCCGGAGTTGGAGATGGCGCGAAAACTGAAACAGAAATGcctttttagattttaaaatattaggaGTAGCTTTTAATCTGCggctaattaaaattttaataaacataAGGGACTTAATtgcaattttatcaatttacgCGTTTTTTACATTTGACCCCTtaccttttaaattattatatttatgttaaagTTTTCTCTATTGTGTCTTTGTATTGTTGACTCTTATCAATTTCACTTATTTTATGTCATAGTGCAAGCAAACTTATACACTTCTGACTCTATGGTACCTACTAAACCAAATTTTGATCTCATTGTTATTTGCATTTAccttcatttattaaattcttattatcTATGactttcaaataatatataagaataaataaactcGTGACAAGAATTCAggtattcaataaaatattacatatatatatatatatatatatatatatatatatatatatactccAAGAGcactaaaattttgaaaaaactgAATTACTAGTTAAAAGTTGAAACACAATTTGACTCACCGGATCTCTCACTGTCTGAAGCTACTTTAATGATGGTGCATGCGCTGGAGAAAAGTGTTGAACGGACAAGGAACTGGAGTTGGGTTCCGAGGCTGGCGATGGTGCAAAACCTGAGACATTATTAAGAGGGGTGAATTTGCAAAGTTTAGGGAAAACAAGAATCAGAAgcagaataaataaaacataccCTGAATTGGCCAGATAAAAGCGAgcaagtgaagaagaagagcagTTGCTGTTAAGATCTGCATATGGGGATGTTGTGTGTGTATTTTGAATTGTGATGGTGatgtgaatatatatatatatatatatatatatatatatatatatatagagagagagagagagagagagagagagagagagagaggcaCAGAGCATTGTAGAGCgtgtagggatggcaatggggaggggaggggagagGACTaatctccccatacccatccccgatattttgcatatgtctccgtcccctccccgtccccgtcagaattacttgagagaatctccatcccctccccgaataataacaggggatccccgagggtcctcggtccccgaataactaatagtctaatacattattttttattttttattttaaattaatcatattaaaataaaaaaaattcagataaaaataaagttcaaaatatatcttacattaatattgatccattacaaagtcacattcaaaatataaattattaaaataattataaaacaatgaaaataatataagtaaagTAACTTATAAgtgcaaatattaataactgtataatataatcacaatgtaaaataaactcatattgttattgtaagctcgtaactaactttgacagcacattaaggcctccaatgtgtttggatgaagtttgttacgGTGTGggctcacaactctaccaccggtgctaaaagctgattcagaagcaactgttgtaattggaattgccaaaatatctctagcaattcgagctaatgtaggatacctattagcatttaataatataaatattttgatatttattatttttaacaatatttataattttgttatttatttattagtaattttaaaaataaaaataaaattaaaaattcaaatggggaaatgggtaggggatggggatttcacctcatccccgtcccctccccgaataaaaaattgggtaaaaaatttttcccgtcccctccccgaataaaaaattgggtataaaattatccccataccctctccgaatggggaaaatctcCGAGGGTAtccgtccccgtggggatttttgccatccctaagaGCGTGCATGGGATCGATGAgttcatttcatttgtaagtaaaatttgataacttcaaaagaaagaaagggtTATGAGAGAGTATGAGCTAAAAAGACTTGTTTAAAGTGattgtttacaaaatttttctgCTTCTTTACGTTCTTTCATTGTCAAGGAACCGATCGTGCAAGCAATGTTTTCCTGGAGGGACTATAGgggcaataaaaaaaaaataatatgtcaaATCAGGAGAGGTGGAATATATTATCGATCTCTTGGTATGATTAAATAATCTCTAAGTATATGacattttatgataatttctattacttggaataaaaattttgtatctattttataaaaatatcttttattttatagctCGTTAATAGCAATATCAAACATAAAGACTTGAAAGTAATCTGCAAAAAATAGTTGTGATTTATTAGACTTTCATCGAGCGCATGTTTGGTTGGAAGAAATAATAGGAGATGAgaggaatgaaaatgaaagaaggggagagaaaataagtgaaaaagAGAATCAATCTGATTTCCATTATTTcgttaaataagaaatttatctttctccttttatttatttatttatttatttatttaatccctCCTCATTTCCTCtcctctatttttcttttatatatatatatatatatttttccaaaCATTTCAGAATAGTCTAATGGATTGAAAGTAAATATATTGGGCCCTTGACCAGTAGTTCTAGAGTAGTGTTAGTGGCATCCataaaaattctcataaaacccctcttttgtaaatttataatttgacgattaaaaaaatggaattaAAGCTGGATCATCCTTCTACCGATTAGAATGGGGTTGATGGGGGTGCTCAGAATTTAAACTCTCAAAAGAGCAAGAGGCTAATAGTTTAATTCTAAGCTTCAGTGTGATTTTAGTAGTCTgttaattgatgtaataagcaatttatctttttatattgatgattattttgaGAACTTAGAGAAACAAATGgttgtatttgaaaataattctcATTAACAACGTGCGTGaaagtttgaaattaatttggtgaaaattctgcaagttgtaataatagattttggggttttgtTGACAAATAAGAATGTAGGCTTACCTGTCAAATCGAAATGGGTATATTTAGAAGTAGTGTAACTGCTGAACACCTTTGGTGGGGTGTTTCTAGAAGAGGGGTTTCATATGAAGTTTAAAGGGCTGCTATTGCACCACTCTTAGTTCggaagagcttgttttaaaggCCCAATACTTTTTTTCTAAGCTGGCCCACTAAGGTATTAATGATTGTAAATCCTAAATACCCCAACTTTAAAGAcccaatattattaaaagtaattccgtttttttataaaaaaaatacctttTTTAGCAATATTCAACCATTTCTTATCATTTAAACTGCCTCCACGTGCATCATGCATGACAAAAGGAATGAAGTATTAATTTCACAATCGTAAACgtaattaaaagtttaatttcattaagtCAACATTTAAAAGAATACCAAAGAGTCAATTCATGTACTGAACCAAGGGGCAAGTGGATTGTCGGTGATTGATGAGTGACTTCGACTGACCATCATGTTAGCCTCCATATGCGTACAATTGTATTCGTATACAAAAGACATCGCTCGTTAATCTCACGAGAGAAACATGTTAATCAACAGTTCACAGAATTAAAAGGtggttaatataattttttaatttcaattatttaaacagTCATCAAATctgtcaaatttattttttcagattaaacaaaaaaataaaaaaaacaagtgTAGTCTATTGAAATTTCTATACTTTCCAtgaaaaatgtgtattttaatattaacacATCTCAATCTTGATTTATCCTCTTATTATTATCTCTTCTTCCTCAAAAAATTGCTAGATTAACAAATATTGCAATAATTTACATAtctaaattagtttttttatatttgcatacctaatatttattttttttggtgatttagaaaaatatttatcaaattataaaaaaattaaagttatatccgtgaatttgaatattatctattaattatcaaataattagttatttatccACTAAATTAAATggtgaaaattaaaacatttgaaTCGAAAGGTCCATAATGACTCGTTATCAATACTGTAAAAATTCATacaacattattaaaaatatatatatatatttttctatgtGAAGAATTCATTTGTTATAAAACTGTAGGGATGGCATagctaaaatcaattttttattttattattgatctTTGAAGTTTAAATACAGAAAgctaattaaagaaaatgattgaAGAATCAGTCGGTTAAGTCTatagaaacaattttttttttttactttttgtaaaattaaccTTTAAAGCATTTTATAAAGAACttaaataacttttatttttctaagtttataaaagtttaacgatacaaaatattttttatattgtattctttttctttatttgcaGAAACTTATTTGGTTAAACTGCGAACTATTAAGTTATTACCCAGACGACTTTCTTGACACATGAATTCAAGTATGAAACTTGAAACTTGAAATTAGCACTAACACGAGACACTAATCCTACTTGTAAGATTTTATTGACCGGTTTTTCGAAATTATAGTGTTTTCTTACTCTTAATTAAGAACTAAGTTTATTTCTATCACCACTCCCAaaataattaaggaaaaaCTCTCGATCATCATCAGAATTACAAAACCgtctaattataatttgtcataaatattgatttaatttaagcCCATCTAAAATCCCAGAGAAATGATCTCTAGCAATTCTGCCCAAAATTAAAGTTCTCTGGCTGCTCCTAATTCCTAAACCCTAATTCTTCTAATTTGTGTTAATGTTTAGCCCaataagaacaaaattatGTGTTacataatgatgatttttccTCTGAATCAAGTGACAGCTGGGCCTCACGTTGAGTTACCTTTCTTGATATATATATCGACATTTTTTGTTGATCAGATATTCTTCTGCTGTTTGCTCGGTCCCTTTTGTTGAGTTCCAACTTCCAAAGTGtgtcatttcattttccttcgACTCTCTTCAGATCAACACTTTACctttaattattcttatcattattattttcttgaaaactAAATCAAAGCACAGAAGCTACACAGAGCTAGCTAGGGTTTTGCAGTTTGCACACGCGTGTGTGTGTTTATACTTTAtagatctctctctctctctctctctctctctctctctctatggAAGTCTAGAGCCAGCTGCCAGCAGCAGCAAGCAAATGCATACCATATGGGGGCATATAGAATGGAGAGAGCAAGACATGTTTGTTGCCAACTTTGGTTAAATTCGAGGtgtaattaatcaatcaattaattgattatatagCAAATGAACACACAGCTTAAAATCAATcgatagataaattaatttttaatatcttttcttagatggagagagagagagagaggtgcTGCAGGGCTAGAGCACATGACAGTGTGCAGCAGTTTTTGATCACCATCAGTCCATCACCatcacataaaataataattctaactCTAATAGATACGTGCCTCAACGTGTTTTTGTGCAATTCGAGGAAAAAGtatagaagaagaaaagccttacaaattttatattagattatgTTGTTTTGTGagtaattaaaagaatttcaataaaaaggaaattaaagtacaaagaaaatatagatataagataaaatatactGATGAAACGAAAATGTAAAAGGGTGAAGAtagttgaaacaaaaattttgaataataaagtttattgGATAATTCtgaattagggttttgatCCCTTTATATAATAACCCTAAATATTGTGAGTTTACTAAAATaggtaaatttaaaatattattttataataaaaactttctaattaaataagaaaaggaGAACAAATGATGTCCAAATatgaattgtaaaaaaaaaaagataaaaattctaGAAGAAACaaggaaaataagaaaatattttaaaacaaaaaaaaaactaagaaagTAGCAGAATTTCTAGTTCAACCATGAGGTCAAATGGCACAAGTGATTCTAGTTTGATTCGTCTCGTTGCAGACTtcgaaataatatattatgcaCCGAAAACAAACACCTACAACTCAAGTTATGTCCTATGAAAGATATACTATTGGCGAGACACAACCATCCTACATCATatactatattaaaattaaatttttttgtctattttttaacttataaaataagGGACTTCCTTACTATAATTACTCTATTGTATATATTCAAgttaaatatgtaataaagATGGGGTTGGAGAATGATGTACCCATGGGACGTGCACTTGGAAACAAACACAAGAAGGAAAAgccctaaaaaaataataataataaaagagaaagagaaggcGATGCTGCATGATGATCATGATGTTAATCTGACACCAGGATTCCCACACTTGTTCTTTCCAGCACTCTACAcgataaaaatatgtaatagCTTAActttatttccatttttaatAAGCTGcttcttctcatttttctctttgatcGTTTACCATTTTCTCCATGCAAGGAAAGTGCAATTCCCAAATTTGcagcctttttcttttttttttcctttttatatttttcatggaAGAATGAAGatcaatctctctctctctctctctctctccagtcttccccatttttttaaaatttaactttataTCAAgtacatttttatttgtgtagCTTTTGAAGGGTTGCAATAGGTGGGTTCTTTCTGGCTAGCTAGTCtagatataatttaattaattttgaatattaattaagtaatactCCCATAATTCTActttaatttactttcttgTACTCCAGGTTTTCTTGTGTGTTTCATTTATCAATGAGATGGTTTTTTAATTGTGCCCTAGGGCATGCGCTTGTTTTACACGCTTAATCTCTCCGTAACCTAAATTTGTCCTTTATTTTATAGAGTGAAGTTAACTTTTGCGATGGTCTTATGCATATAATAAGTATGTCGAAAGGTTGGTTCTATTCCAATTTAGCATCTGGCTTTTACTAACTTTccgattaaaataatttaaagtggGCAAGTTGGGTTAAAGACTTAAAGTTAAAGCATTTTTAGGGTACATGGTAAAGAcctaatttatataaatatttaattttaaagcaTGCACCCTTTAAACTAAGGATCTCAATTCAAGTGTTGAGGCCGCTAGGATTTTCTGAATTGAAGTGTCATTTTTGAGCATGTCAGATTGTGCTTGACTGGTTGCATTCACCAATAAATGAAAAGACTCTGAATAATGCAGTTGATTGAGCATATACAGTGTACATATGATCATAATAACAAGGAAATGCATCCAATGATACTCCAAGTTCCAATAAACATCTATTCGGTTAGTAGCAAAATGATTGTGTTTAATTACATCGATTATTTttgctattaaaaaaaatatgatatatatatatatagagagagagagagagagagattatgTTTATTGGGAAGCATGTTTGTAATTAGTTTGAAGATCCTGATCCCCAATAAATATATTTCGAATGCAtagtattgaaaattttgttcaaattactttcacataaattttaattcaaagaaatatcCAAATTTAGAATGGATGTGGCATTGAGCTCTCAGAATTCACGAAGACAAATAGTGTCTTTGCCTAGATGAGTTTGTTCTAatttgaagtaaaaaaaaaaaaatcctttgtGCAAATCGTATTACTTCAATATTGTCTTAAGATTGTTAGAAATCACGAGTAATGCAGCAAACAGCGAACCAATTATCTGAAAAACAGCAGCAGAGCGATGcaagaaactaaaatttaactGCTTTAATGTGCTAATTCCAAATTTTGGACACCATTACGCCATTAGAACAGATATTATCCGCATGTCCCATGAATCTATAACATGTATGTTAAACACCATGTCGTTATTTGGTCAATGGCAGAACCAGGATTTAGTCTCTTAATTCCAGAATTGTTTAAAAATGAActaataaatttcaatttagtcTCTAATTTACTGAATTGTTTATTCCAACGGACTCTAGCCTCAGTATAATTCTGCCCTTGCATTGCAGCATAGGGCTAATTTTAACAAAGCTTCTTAATAATGGTTTTTAAGGGAAATTCTCCTCAATCGCGCAGATAGTAAGATCCCTTTcaatatttcatttctttggACTGGCTTTTCCGTGTCTCTGCTTACCCTTTTGGCAAGAAGCCATTAGGCCATTAATAGACCCTTGGCTTctccaaaaccaaaaagttTTAAGTATTAAATATAAGACACATAAATTGTACAATGAATCTTTCTCTGAGTACAAATTTATATCCAAGGAATATTCTCAAGGTGTTTCTGATGTATTCAACAACAAGAAGGGCAATAAAACTGGAAGTGGGTGATATCTGAAATCCAAGATTAAGCAAAGGATTTTTGTAACTTTAGAGTTCAATATATTCCTAGACATTGAAATGTCATTGTCCATTCTTTAGTTAAATCAGCTCTAGAGTATGATGAATCTATGTTTGGATGAGTACATTCCTAGCAAAATTTATgtatctttttcaattttttaatcaatgaaGGTTATGATTCcttatcaagaaaaaaaaaacattttggatATTATAGTACTCCACCTTAAAAAACAAAGGTTTTAAATCACCAAGTATATATGAAAAAGGGTAATAGACAAGATATAATCCCTCTCTCCTATCCTTTTTTTCTAAAAGTATAATTGGGATTTTCGGGGCCCttaaaatgtcaaaaagttaatgaaatattttctgaGTTAGATTACTTGCTTTACACATATATCATTATTCTTTCCAAAACTGAAATGCTTTCGATTTAAATTCCTGCTAAATTGCTAATTAGCAACTGTCTTGTCACTAAAATCTAGCTTACAATTTTGCAATAGCTTGATACATAAGCATTGTGATTCATGTTTCCACATATAGTGGACCATATGTAGGAGACTGATTGACtgaataaaaagagaaacatatagaaagaaagaaacaaacaaaccgGCGCACTAACAAAATTACTATCAAATTTAATctatgtatataatataaactcAACTAGAGTCATCAATTGGATCAACATAAGACTGTttacttttctcttttctttttgaatgtTACTTTTTGACTGACTTGATTACTTTCTCTTAGATCTTAAAGTTAGATTTATAGagatttaatttagaaataaaagtgAATGCAAGATAATttggaaattgaaatattttacattCAATTCATTCCAGgtgtatattaaaaaatacctGGAAACTGAAAAATTTTGCAGTTAATTCATTCCAGgcgtaaattaaaaaatattgtcgataattaaaactttagtggtattttttttaaagtttttatataaTAGTATTTTCTAGTATTACAATTAAGGCCTACCTAACGTCTAaatcattataattataacataGAATAACACAATGATTTACCAAACataatttgatatataatCCATACTACCAGAcacttataaaatatttataagattaGAATTATGAGTCTCTCGTATTAAGGACGAAGGAAACGTACGTATGTTAACAATAGCACCCAGCGACTAAACTATATATACACAGATAACATCGATCTTTTAAGTAGTATGTATATAGTTTTTCACCCCACCGTAAGTAACTGATGAAAGTTCATCTTTTTtcacattaatataattataaacgTCTTTTAATTGCTACAATTATGTATTAGATAAAGCTCAATACAAGGGTTCAGAAGCCATAAGGCGTTTATGTTCAACTTGCCATGTGGGTCAAAGTCATACGTTATCATCTGCTTGTAcgtacaattaattttctaattgcATTCTTTGAAAGCTCTGTGTGGTTGCCGTATGCCCCATGGAGCAGTGATAGGTAGACTGCCTAtcattttctaaataattgaagaaaaaatggaagccaaaaaatgaaacagATCATTTGAAATgtcaaatgaataaattaaattagctaGTGGATAGAATGATGTAGGACATTTACATTTTTGCATCGTCATACAAAATTAAGGAATTCGCCGTTATTATCCGTAGTGTGTAATAATAcactaaatcaattttaaaattttattaaaaatatttaagagtaAGAAAACACGCGATAATTGTTCATTACTCATTTGAAAAAAGTGGTTTAtgagaaaattcaaaaactgaTAAAAATCCATTTGATGCATTATAAACGTAAGATTGAAAGTGTTTTCGCTATTACAAAAAAACTAGAATTAAGaacatatgaattttttttaattttttaatcttcttcgaaacactaatttaatttagagatatatttagtatttttaaaatattatcttagAATCTACTCATATTTTACAAGTAGGAGTTATGATATTATAAATCGACACAATAATAGTACAattgaatgattttcttagCATAGATGAAAATAAGATCCACTGTACttataatcatttataataaatgatattaGTTAGATACGAGAACTTAAACTCTTACCCTTGAGACATCAATCACTCAACCATCAAATAACCCATTCATGTTTTAGtcattttataatcaaaagattatttattttaaaataataagatgaGTCAACTTATAACTGATATAATGAGCGCGCagctaattaaaattatgattaggtaaaattaaacatttatgaaagataaaaatcataacaatttCACATGCAAACTAGCAATGGCCTTTGCAaaatatgaacaaaaataaatgtgtcAGCCAGGTAACAATTTTTAACAGTAACGTAGAGATGAAAAAtgtaaagaaacaaaaggtGAGGTACATACAAGACGAGGCTGACACCCTGTTCTGTTGTTTTGATGTCAACCCTAAAATTCAATTGGTGGCCGTATTTGGACAGCTAAAGATTCTTACAATTGAAATTGACTAATCGATAgaacaatcaaataaacttACAAGCATTATTGGAAATCCTTTGTTAGCTGGTCGTTCCCAAATGGGTCTATATATTAACCCTACTGTCTAGTAATTAGTGAAGCTATACAGCATTTATATATTGAGTTTTAATTTAGAGTTCTCTTgttaagaaaaggaaaaaaaaaaaaaaacacttaatTTAGAGGTGAGCGATA contains these protein-coding regions:
- the LOC102620190 gene encoding uncharacterized protein LOC102620190, with amino-acid sequence MKAIANEVYCDHAQSYDAVAVINRKVCQENGGINLMVFKGHKSCHGSYSTAAGWNYPVNHIKESTPSFDSGKISRIEIASSFFSEVCAPGEFEGTGMCGGCGIENGSCHSNSLYFGDSGAFRCLVEELGDIAFVRGDTALLYSKEGPQNQSWSSKSVRDFMYLCPQGGCREINGYPGSCSFGNVPANVIMARNSMPNKKRLFMLQTLTNATRTNALYTGKISASNLLSPSTQEITVVKKLTRSYLGKSAFISQSLLEISNHKSQQVTESIVKPVPDVTSSSSCCYNSLFITFLLVLTEILYTSAH